One Nocardia farcinica genomic region harbors:
- a CDS encoding ABC transporter permease, whose product MAALVVAWWVVTEFELVEPYILPSPAETWRTTVDNSAYLLENTWVTTYETVVGFVIAALIGEAVALVMIYSRSVERTMYPLILFAQVIPKIAIAPLFIVWLGFGTSPKILVAVLMAFFPIVISGMAGLRSVDPEILELTSTMGAGNWKTFVKVRFPASLPQLMSGLKIAATLAVTGAVVGEFVGANEGLGYVILQANGNIDTAMLFAALIIMSLLGIILFAIIEIAEQFLIPWHASRRSTASVVGGA is encoded by the coding sequence GTGGCGGCGCTCGTCGTCGCCTGGTGGGTCGTCACCGAATTCGAGCTCGTCGAGCCCTATATTCTGCCGTCGCCGGCGGAAACCTGGCGCACCACCGTCGACAACTCGGCCTACCTGCTCGAGAACACGTGGGTCACCACTTACGAAACAGTCGTCGGCTTCGTCATCGCCGCGTTGATCGGCGAGGCGGTCGCGCTGGTGATGATCTATTCGCGCAGTGTCGAGCGAACCATGTACCCGCTCATTCTCTTCGCGCAGGTCATCCCGAAAATCGCGATCGCGCCGCTGTTCATCGTCTGGCTCGGGTTCGGCACCAGCCCGAAGATCCTGGTCGCGGTGCTGATGGCCTTCTTCCCGATCGTGATCTCCGGTATGGCCGGCCTGCGCTCGGTGGACCCGGAGATTCTCGAACTCACCTCCACCATGGGCGCCGGCAACTGGAAGACGTTCGTGAAGGTCCGTTTTCCCGCCTCGCTGCCCCAACTGATGTCCGGGCTCAAGATCGCGGCCACCCTCGCGGTCACCGGCGCGGTGGTCGGCGAATTCGTCGGCGCCAACGAGGGGCTCGGCTATGTGATTCTGCAAGCCAACGGCAACATCGACACGGCCATGCTGTTCGCGGCCCTGATCATCATGTCCCTGCTCGGCATCATCCTGTTCGCGATCATCGAGATCGCCGAGCAGTTCCTCATTCCCTGGCACGCCTCCCGTCGGTCCACGGCCTCGGTCGTCGGCGGCGCATGA
- a CDS encoding LacI family DNA-binding transcriptional regulator encodes MAAVRLQDVAARAGVSLATASRVLNGSSRVPGEGVADRVRAAAAELGYVPNAQAQALARASTGLIGLVVHDIADPYFSSIVQGVQAAARRAGKLVLLASTQRDFDIERESVSTFISHRADAIILAGSRQSGDLDRDLEKECARYLDNNGKVVVIGQPLSFGAAVEPENHAASAELARALLGQGHRDFAVIGGPAHIRTAVDRRNGFVEALACRGVTPLVEIAGDFSRDGGFSAARRLAAALDLRPGQTGAAAPCVFAVSDVMAIGAIAAWRELGLSVPDDVCVAGFDDIPTLRDHVPGLSTVALSLVEIGERAVALALDESATAERVHEFVPGRVILRDSSVSRRS; translated from the coding sequence ATGGCGGCTGTGAGATTGCAAGACGTCGCGGCCCGGGCGGGCGTCTCCCTGGCAACCGCGTCCCGCGTGCTCAACGGCTCGTCCCGGGTTCCCGGCGAAGGCGTCGCCGACCGGGTCCGCGCCGCCGCCGCCGAGCTGGGTTACGTGCCGAATGCCCAGGCCCAGGCGCTCGCACGGGCGTCGACCGGCCTCATCGGCCTCGTGGTGCACGACATCGCCGACCCCTACTTCTCCTCGATCGTCCAGGGCGTCCAGGCGGCGGCGCGCCGGGCGGGCAAACTCGTGCTGCTGGCCAGCACGCAACGCGACTTCGACATCGAACGCGAGTCGGTGAGCACCTTCATCTCGCATCGCGCCGACGCGATCATCCTCGCGGGCTCGCGCCAGAGCGGGGACCTCGACCGCGACCTCGAGAAGGAGTGTGCGCGGTATCTCGACAACAACGGCAAGGTGGTCGTGATCGGGCAGCCGTTGTCCTTCGGGGCCGCGGTGGAGCCCGAAAACCATGCGGCGTCAGCCGAATTGGCGCGCGCACTGCTCGGGCAGGGGCATCGGGACTTCGCCGTCATCGGCGGGCCCGCGCATATCAGAACCGCCGTCGACCGGCGCAACGGCTTCGTCGAAGCGCTCGCGTGCCGGGGCGTGACACCGCTGGTGGAGATCGCGGGCGACTTCTCCCGCGACGGTGGCTTCAGCGCCGCGCGCCGCCTCGCCGCCGCGCTGGATCTGCGTCCCGGGCAGACCGGGGCCGCGGCGCCGTGCGTGTTCGCCGTCAGCGACGTGATGGCGATCGGGGCGATCGCCGCGTGGCGTGAGCTCGGGCTTTCGGTGCCCGACGATGTCTGTGTTGCCGGATTCGACGACATTCCGACGCTGCGGGATCACGTGCCGGGTTTGTCGACGGTCGCGCTGTCCCTGGTCGAGATCGGCGAGCGTGCCGTCGCGCTCGCGCTGGACGAGTCGGCGACGGCGGAGCGGGTCCACGAATTCGTGCCCGGCCGCGTGATCCTGCGCGACAGCAGCGTGTCGCGCCGGTCCTGA
- a CDS encoding Gfo/Idh/MocA family protein has translation MPDSPTPPRLLRIAMNGVTGRMGYRQHLMRSILPIRDAGGLLLADGTRVQVEPILVGRNAAKLAELAEQHGIAEWSTDAAAVLADPSVDIYFDAQVTSRRADALATAMKAGKHVFTEKPTAETLTEAVELARVAADTGVTAGVVHDKLYLPGLVKLRRLVDEGFFGRILSLRGEFGYWVFEGDGQPAQRPSWNYRAEDGGGIVVDMFCHWNYVLEGLLGKVEAVTAKATTHIPTRWDEQGNPYQATADDAAYGIFEMENGVIAQINSSWAVRVYRDELVEFQIDGTHGSAVAGLRKCVAQHRSHTPKPVWNPDLPVTERFRDQWLEVPANAELDNGFKLQWEEFLTDVVNRRPHRYGMLSAARGVQLAELGLRSSAEGRRIEVPEVTL, from the coding sequence ATGCCCGATTCCCCCACTCCCCCACGCCTGCTCCGCATCGCCATGAACGGCGTCACCGGCCGCATGGGCTATCGCCAGCACCTGATGCGATCGATCCTGCCGATCCGCGACGCCGGTGGCCTGTTGCTCGCCGACGGCACCCGCGTCCAGGTCGAACCCATTCTCGTCGGTCGCAACGCCGCCAAGCTCGCCGAGCTCGCCGAGCAGCACGGCATCGCGGAATGGAGCACCGACGCCGCGGCCGTCCTCGCCGATCCGTCTGTCGACATCTACTTCGACGCGCAGGTCACCTCCCGGCGCGCCGACGCGCTGGCGACCGCGATGAAGGCGGGCAAGCACGTCTTCACCGAGAAGCCGACCGCCGAAACGCTGACCGAGGCCGTCGAGCTGGCCAGGGTGGCCGCCGACACCGGGGTCACCGCCGGCGTCGTGCACGACAAGCTCTACCTGCCCGGCCTGGTGAAGCTGCGCAGGCTCGTCGACGAAGGCTTCTTCGGCCGGATCCTGTCGTTGCGCGGCGAATTCGGCTATTGGGTCTTCGAGGGCGACGGCCAGCCCGCCCAGCGCCCCAGCTGGAACTACCGGGCCGAGGACGGCGGCGGCATCGTGGTCGACATGTTCTGTCACTGGAACTACGTGCTCGAGGGACTGCTCGGCAAGGTCGAGGCGGTCACGGCCAAGGCGACCACCCACATCCCCACCCGCTGGGACGAGCAGGGCAATCCGTATCAGGCGACCGCCGACGACGCCGCCTACGGCATCTTCGAGATGGAGAACGGCGTCATCGCGCAGATCAACTCGTCGTGGGCGGTGCGGGTGTACCGGGACGAGCTCGTCGAGTTCCAGATCGACGGAACGCACGGCTCCGCCGTGGCCGGGCTGCGCAAATGTGTCGCGCAGCACCGCTCGCACACGCCCAAGCCGGTCTGGAATCCGGATCTGCCGGTCACCGAACGGTTCCGCGATCAGTGGCTGGAGGTGCCGGCGAACGCCGAGCTGGACAACGGGTTCAAGCTCCAGTGGGAGGAGTTCCTCACCGACGTGGTGAACCGACGCCCGCACCGCTACGGGATGCTGTCGGCCGCCCGGGGAGTGCAGCTCGCCGAACTGGGTCTGCGCAGCTCCGCCGAGGGCCGTCGGATCGAGGTCCCGGAGGTGACGCTGTGA
- a CDS encoding dihydrodipicolinate synthase family protein: MTATATGASVLLPVDDRFEPYALGAPGAWTRPTRPISSRVAFAAAHVIPRSTADNTPGAPAQIDWDATLAYRHELWSYGLGVADAMDTAQRGMGLDWQATAELIRRSGREAASAGGRLACGASTDQLDLAALPSGAAGLARIVDAYREQVAVVSEAGAQVILMASRALAQVARSAADYAYVYERVLADVERPVILHWLGTMFDPALHGYWGSADIDAATEAFRTLVANNRTKIDGVKVSLLDAAHEVALRRALPDGVRLYTGDDFNYPELIVGDAHGHSDALLGIFAAIYPAASTALQELDNGNTTRAAEILSATQDLGRHIFAAPTYYYKTGIAFLSWLNGRQAGFSMVGGLSTGRSAPHLIEVFRLADKAGLLSDPELAAHRMRIYLELNGLVS; this comes from the coding sequence GTGACCGCGACCGCCACGGGCGCCTCGGTCCTGCTGCCCGTCGACGACCGGTTCGAGCCCTATGCGCTCGGCGCGCCCGGCGCGTGGACGCGACCGACCCGGCCGATCAGCTCACGCGTCGCCTTCGCTGCCGCGCACGTGATTCCGCGGTCGACGGCCGACAACACACCGGGCGCGCCCGCCCAGATCGACTGGGACGCGACGCTGGCCTACCGGCACGAACTGTGGTCCTACGGGCTCGGCGTCGCCGATGCCATGGACACCGCGCAACGCGGCATGGGCCTGGACTGGCAGGCGACGGCGGAGCTGATCCGGCGATCCGGTCGCGAGGCCGCCTCCGCCGGCGGCCGGCTGGCCTGCGGGGCCAGCACCGATCAGCTCGACCTCGCCGCACTCCCCTCGGGCGCGGCCGGGCTCGCCAGGATCGTCGACGCCTACCGCGAGCAGGTGGCGGTGGTGAGCGAGGCCGGAGCGCAGGTGATCCTGATGGCCTCGCGGGCGCTCGCGCAGGTCGCGCGGTCGGCCGCCGACTACGCCTACGTCTACGAGCGGGTGCTGGCCGACGTCGAGCGACCGGTGATCCTGCACTGGCTCGGCACCATGTTCGATCCCGCACTGCACGGTTATTGGGGCAGTGCCGACATCGACGCCGCCACCGAGGCATTCCGCACCCTCGTCGCGAACAACCGGACCAAGATCGACGGCGTCAAGGTCTCCCTGCTCGACGCGGCACACGAGGTCGCCTTGCGCCGCGCACTGCCCGACGGCGTGCGGCTCTACACCGGTGACGATTTCAACTACCCCGAGCTGATCGTCGGCGATGCGCACGGCCATTCCGACGCGCTGCTCGGCATCTTCGCGGCGATCTACCCCGCCGCCTCGACCGCCCTACAGGAACTCGACAACGGCAACACCACGCGCGCGGCCGAAATCCTGAGCGCCACACAGGACCTCGGGCGGCACATCTTCGCCGCACCGACGTACTACTACAAGACCGGCATCGCGTTCCTGTCGTGGCTCAACGGACGGCAGGCCGGGTTCTCGATGGTGGGCGGGCTGTCCACGGGCCGATCCGCGCCGCACCTGATCGAAGTGTTCCGGCTCGCGGACAAGGCCGGGCTGCTGTCGGACCCGGAACTGGCCGCCCACCGCATGCGGATCTATCTCGAACTGAACGGACTGGTCTCATGA
- a CDS encoding sugar phosphate isomerase/epimerase family protein — MTSVAAQHLPYDLTDPYRSLSLNTATTKRWTLAEAVDGAARAGLGAIGLWRDRVQEIGVAAAAKLVADAGLRVSSLCRGGFLTAPGDGQSALDDNRRAIDEAAALGTRELVMVMGGIADRDLAAARARVEERLALLMPYAAERGVRLALEPLHPMFCADRAVISTLAQALTMARPYPAETVGVVVDTFHLWWDPLLEDQIAQAGAEGRISSYQVCDWLNPMAADPLLSRGMMGDGVIDFATIGGWVRTAGYRGDVEVEIFNAAVWEADGHSVIETMKQRYRELVLPALVG; from the coding sequence ATGACATCGGTTGCGGCACAGCACCTCCCGTACGATCTGACCGACCCCTATCGCTCGCTCTCGTTGAACACGGCCACCACCAAGCGGTGGACCCTCGCCGAGGCCGTCGACGGAGCCGCCCGAGCCGGACTCGGCGCGATCGGACTGTGGCGCGATCGTGTCCAGGAAATCGGGGTGGCCGCCGCGGCGAAGCTCGTCGCCGACGCGGGACTGCGCGTCTCCAGCCTGTGCCGTGGCGGTTTCCTCACCGCGCCGGGCGACGGACAGTCGGCACTCGACGACAACCGGCGTGCCATCGACGAAGCGGCGGCACTCGGCACGCGCGAACTGGTGATGGTCATGGGCGGTATCGCCGACCGTGACCTCGCCGCCGCCCGCGCGCGCGTCGAGGAGCGGCTGGCCCTGCTGATGCCCTACGCGGCCGAGCGCGGTGTCCGCCTGGCCCTCGAGCCGCTGCACCCGATGTTCTGCGCCGACCGCGCGGTGATATCCACACTGGCACAGGCCCTGACGATGGCCCGCCCGTATCCGGCCGAGACCGTGGGCGTCGTGGTCGACACCTTCCACCTCTGGTGGGACCCCCTCCTGGAAGACCAGATCGCGCAGGCCGGCGCGGAAGGACGGATCAGCTCCTACCAGGTGTGCGACTGGCTGAACCCGATGGCGGCCGATCCGCTGCTGTCGCGAGGCATGATGGGCGACGGCGTCATCGACTTCGCGACCATCGGCGGATGGGTACGCACGGCCGGGTACCGGGGCGACGTGGAGGTCGAGATCTTCAACGCCGCGGTGTGGGAGGCCGATGGGCATTCGGTGATCGAGACGATGAAACAACGCTACCGGGAGTTGGTCCTGCCCGCACTGGTGGGCTGA
- a CDS encoding 4a-hydroxytetrahydrobiopterin dehydratase: MSALPVPLADSEIAHRLEALPGWVRDGDEITRTFTHTYHECVHLAVYVAAKAREVGHHPDMLITWQRIEFRITTHDVGRKLTEMDFALAREIDRIAEAAGATPVDGTHRDREL, encoded by the coding sequence ATGAGCGCACTGCCTGTTCCATTGGCTGACAGCGAGATCGCCCACCGTCTCGAAGCTCTGCCCGGCTGGGTGCGCGACGGCGACGAGATCACCCGCACGTTCACACACACCTACCACGAATGCGTGCACTTGGCGGTGTATGTCGCGGCGAAGGCTCGCGAGGTGGGCCACCACCCCGACATGTTGATCACGTGGCAGCGGATCGAATTCCGGATCACGACCCACGATGTCGGGCGAAAGCTGACCGAGATGGACTTCGCGCTCGCCCGAGAGATCGACCGAATCGCGGAAGCCGCCGGTGCGACACCGGTCGACGGAACGCACCGAGACCGCGAGCTGTGA
- a CDS encoding Twin-arginine translocation pathway signal — protein MRRRDFGTALVGLPVLAAACAKPDTAAMPVSVSDLVSGGRVAPELVDYFRSQLSGHYLADMYLGPLYLVPTVRAQTELLVRLVGTADRSVRRGLLEIGTAYAALLGWLYQDAGDRAASASWRDTTLAFAHRSGNPQLVSYGLSNMAMLALDQDDGRAVIDYAQAARAAGARLSPKARVMALQHEAQGHAMLGDRATADRLLDEAVPLLSRIDDEQPWGNACRRTPYYMEVQRATCYGRTGSAQGAAAAAALWDEIMDVMPASARRDNAVFRARQSAALARVPDPDRALWAAAEAMDASRVTGSARIRRELNKVVVQAESWVHTSAGRELRILVESAP, from the coding sequence GTGAGGCGACGTGATTTCGGAACCGCCCTCGTCGGGCTGCCTGTCCTGGCCGCGGCCTGCGCGAAGCCGGATACGGCGGCGATGCCCGTTTCGGTGTCGGACCTGGTCAGTGGAGGTCGGGTGGCTCCAGAACTCGTCGACTACTTCCGCTCCCAACTGTCAGGGCACTACCTGGCAGACATGTACTTGGGGCCGCTCTATCTGGTTCCTACAGTGCGAGCCCAGACCGAACTACTCGTCCGTCTGGTCGGCACGGCGGACAGGTCCGTGCGCAGGGGCCTTCTCGAAATCGGCACAGCTTACGCTGCGCTGCTCGGCTGGCTCTACCAGGACGCGGGTGATCGCGCGGCGTCAGCGAGTTGGCGAGACACCACTTTGGCCTTCGCGCATCGTTCCGGGAACCCCCAACTGGTTTCGTACGGGTTGTCCAACATGGCAATGCTCGCGCTCGACCAGGACGACGGCCGCGCTGTCATCGATTACGCGCAGGCAGCTCGTGCGGCGGGAGCTCGGCTGTCCCCGAAGGCCCGCGTAATGGCGCTCCAGCACGAGGCACAGGGTCATGCGATGCTCGGCGACCGCGCCACCGCAGATCGCCTGCTCGATGAAGCTGTGCCCCTCCTCAGCCGGATCGACGATGAGCAACCGTGGGGCAACGCCTGCCGCCGGACCCCGTACTACATGGAAGTGCAACGGGCGACCTGCTACGGGCGAACCGGCAGCGCGCAGGGTGCCGCCGCAGCCGCTGCCCTGTGGGACGAAATCATGGATGTGATGCCTGCGTCTGCCCGACGAGACAACGCTGTATTCCGGGCGCGGCAGTCCGCCGCGCTCGCCCGAGTGCCAGACCCGGACCGTGCGCTGTGGGCAGCAGCGGAGGCGATGGATGCCTCGCGAGTCACCGGGTCGGCCAGGATTCGGCGAGAACTGAACAAGGTAGTAGTGCAGGCCGAATCATGGGTTCATACGTCGGCAGGACGGGAGCTGCGCATACTCGTAGAGTCGGCCCCATGA
- a CDS encoding DUF6463 family protein: protein MITWAGRLIVLFGAAHTILALTLMRAASHAGDWFSGALWRDDLADMSPANSALWLSLNSFGIPLVLVGLTVLWLDRRGITPPRFLAWVLGLWTAQCAVILILTPWPIMAVAVGLLVAGSRRAAPTPQPTTTV, encoded by the coding sequence GTGATCACCTGGGCGGGGCGGCTCATCGTCCTCTTCGGAGCCGCACACACGATTCTGGCCCTGACCTTGATGCGTGCCGCGAGTCACGCCGGTGACTGGTTCTCCGGCGCACTGTGGCGCGACGATCTGGCCGACATGAGCCCGGCGAACAGCGCACTGTGGCTCTCACTCAACAGCTTCGGCATCCCGCTGGTCCTGGTCGGGTTGACCGTCCTGTGGCTGGACCGCCGCGGCATCACCCCACCCCGCTTCCTCGCCTGGGTGCTCGGCCTGTGGACCGCCCAATGCGCCGTGATCCTGATCCTCACCCCCTGGCCGATCATGGCGGTGGCGGTCGGCCTGCTGGTAGCGGGCAGCCGCCGAGCGGCCCCGACACCGCAACCCACCACAACCGTGTAA
- a CDS encoding DUF2867 domain-containing protein, with product MSSRLPRAAHTERPWRIHEIAPEFHLQDVWAFHAPGAGPDDFASALKLLPGGDGTESGSAAVRFLFAVRWRLGALLGWDDPRTGLGTRVRSLRDRLPDDLRRDPAETATPDSPFTTLYELHDEAALELANRTVHGIAHFGWVPVRDGYELRMAVLVQPNGRFGRLYLAAIEPFRLLIVYPAMLRRWDRQWRQRVSAGRAVTPGEVR from the coding sequence CCAGTCGACTCCCACGCGCCGCGCACACCGAAAGGCCGTGGCGCATCCACGAAATCGCACCGGAGTTCCACCTACAGGACGTCTGGGCCTTCCACGCGCCCGGCGCAGGCCCGGACGACTTCGCGTCCGCTCTGAAGCTCCTCCCGGGCGGCGACGGAACCGAATCCGGCTCTGCGGCGGTCCGATTCCTGTTCGCGGTGCGCTGGCGCCTCGGCGCGCTGCTGGGCTGGGACGACCCCCGCACCGGGCTGGGGACCCGGGTCCGTTCCCTCCGCGACCGGCTGCCCGACGACCTGCGGCGGGACCCGGCGGAAACGGCGACGCCGGACAGCCCGTTCACCACGCTGTACGAACTCCACGACGAAGCGGCGCTCGAACTGGCGAACAGGACAGTGCACGGGATCGCGCACTTCGGCTGGGTGCCGGTCCGCGACGGGTACGAGCTGCGCATGGCCGTCCTGGTCCAACCGAACGGCCGCTTCGGCCGGTTGTACCTGGCCGCCATCGAACCGTTCCGGCTGCTGATCGTCTACCCCGCGATGCTGCGGCGATGGGATCGCCAATGGCGCCAACGCGTTTCGGCCGGTCGTGCCGTCACCCCCGGGGAGGTCCGGTGA